The nucleotide sequence gAGCGAGACAGCTGGAGGGGAACGGAACAAGgagaagggcagcagcagcagcagcggtggtggctccGCTGGCACTTTTGCTCGCCTCTCCGAAGACGAAGTGGAGGTGACTCATCGCCTGGGCATGGGCGagcgggtggcggcggcaggccaGGAGGCCCAGAGGAGCCCACATCGCCCGCTGCCACCAGCGGATCAGCCTGCCTCGCCAGGAGATGACATGCCATTCAACGCGGCGCAGAAGACGAGCGCAGGGGACGCCACGACAGAACCGGAGATATCAGCCAAGAAGGAAAAGCCTACGGCGAGCATCACCACACCACCTCGCCTGGACGGGATTCAAATCTCGGAGAACGCGTCTGACATCCCCGTCGGCCGCGTTCTGTGGAAGATGTGGACCTACCTCTGGCCACACGGCGAGCCAAAGATCAAGATGCTCGTGGCCAGCagtgtgttgtgtgtgctggtggCCAAGGTGCTGAGGGTGGCGGTTCCTTTCTGGTTCAAGACGATCGTGGACCTACTGGCCCCCACCACGGCAACAGCGGAGGCTGTGACGGTGGCCGGCCCGCTCACGGTAGGCGTGTTCGGGTGTGTTGTGGCGTACGGCATCTGCCGCATCACGACCTTCGTCTCCGAGGAGCTCAAGACGGTGCTATTCGCCCCGGTCGGCGGGCACGCCTCCACGAAGTTGTCGATGGAGATGTTCAACAAGCTGCACCAGCTCGACCTCGACTATCACCTCAGCCGCGAGACCGGCGTCCTGAGCAAAGACCTCGACCGCGGTAGCCGCGCGTTCTGGTCCTTGGCGTACGTGCTGCTCTTCATGATTGCTCCGACAATCTTCGAGATGGGGCTTGTATGCTATGCCCTCAACAGCCAGGCTGGCCCGCAGTTCATCGGCATTGCACTCATCGCGGTCTTCTCCTACGTGGCGTGGACCTTTTTGGTGACGAACTGGCGCTCGAAGTTTCGCACGCGCTACAACGCCCTTGAGAGCCGTGTCGGCGGGCTTATCGTGGACTCGCTGCTCAACTACGAGACGATCAAGTACTTTGGCTCAGAGAAGTACGAGTCCGAGCGCATTCGCAAGGAAACGGAGAACATGAACAAGAAGCTTGTGATTCTTGATCAgacgatggcgctgctgaactTTGGGCAGCAGCTCATTTTCGTGGTGGCCAGTGTGCTGAGTCTGTACCTCGCCACGTGCGGTGTGCTGACGGGGGCGATGACGGTTGGCGACTTGGTGCTGGTGGACGCGCTCCTGATGCAGCTCTATATGCCGCTGAGCTACCTCGGCATGATTTACCGCGAGGTCCAGTCCAGCACGCAGAACATGCAGGCAATGATAGCCTTGCTAGACCAAAAGTCGAACGTGAAAGACAAGGCGGACGCGGAGACATACAAGTATATCGACGGCACCATCGAGCTGCACGACGTCACCTTTGAGTACAAGAAAGAGCTCAACCGCCTCGTCCTGCGCAACCTCAGTCTCAAGATTCCAGGAGGTAAGACAGTGGCCTTTGTCGGCCCTTCGGGGAGCGGCAAGAGCACCAtcttccgcctcctcttccgcttctACGACCCCACTTCTGGGCaagtgctgctggacggGCAGCCCCTCGACAAACTGCGCATGGAGAGCGTACGCAAGTGCATCGGGGTCATCCCACAAGATACGGTGCTCTTCAACGAGTCAGTTCGGTACAACATCCGCTATGGCCGCATGGACGCGACGGATGCCGAGGTGGAGGCCGCAGCGAGGGCTGCAAGCCTGCACGACACCATAGCGCGCATGAGCGAAGGCTACGACACATCTGTCGGTGAGCGGGGCCTCAGgctgagcggcggcgagaagcagcgcatTTCCATTGCGCGCGTTCTGCTGAGGGACCCTCCTATCCTACTAGCCGACGAGGCCACCTCCGCACTCGACAGCATGACCGAGCTGAACGTGATGGAGACACTCAAGAACGCTACTGAGCGGACGCGGCGACGCACAATTGTCCTCGTCGCACACCGCCTCACGACCGTGAAGGAAGCCGACATTATCTTTGTGCTCGACGGCAAAGGTGGCCTTGCAGAGCAAGGCACCCatgcggagctgctggacaaGGGCGGCTTGTACGCTGCTATGTGGCATCAGCAGCTGAACGAACAGTATCAGGCTaccggcggtgccgcacccgaagacgcgcacgcgacggATGCGAAGCCCACTGCCACAAACGGCTGAGCGGGGTGCGGGGTCTCTCGCTGCAGTGAGGCGCGCCTCACCCGCTTACCCATACAGTACTCTTTTCGGTATCGTTGTTGGCTGAGTGCGAGGAagtgtgggtggtggtggtgaaggcgAGGGAGCAAAGCAGTGCTTGGAGGTTGGCACACACTAGCAAGAACGACTCGTGTGGTCACGCAGGCGGCACAGCAGTTCATCAAGCGCGCACTTGGGAGTGACCTCCTCCCGCTCTTCTCCCTACGCGGGTGCgcatctctctttctttgcaTGTGTACGCCTCTGTGGATTGCCGATCTCGTCCTGcttatgtgcgtgtgtcgcgGTGCGAGGGGCGATGATGGGGGTGGGGCACGCTGCCAGATGGGTGACTGGAAGGAATGGCTTCGGTGCAGCTCTTGCTTTTTCGTcttccttgtgtgtgtgcgtgtgccagGAGGTGGGAGACCGAGGACCCTTAACGCCAACTCatgagcgccgcctccaccgcatCCCTTTTATCTTTTCGCTCCTTatgttctctctctcaatACATTTTTTCCATCTCTTTCACTCGCTCTCTATCTCAGattgccccctcccccctccccctcctcatcgACGCCATCTTCGCCGTTGTGATTCGGCTTGCTCACAGATTGCCAAacttcttcttttcttcaATTTGTGTATCTCTTGTTGTGAGCGTGTGAGTGTCTCTCTCTAACTGTTATGGTCTAGTGAGAAAAGTGGGTACACGGCATTAGGCGGTGAAAGAGGGCTCAAAGGGCActcagcagcgacggaaGCAAGCTCGACCGCATGGAATGCATACGAATACACGCAAAACGTACACCGACGCTGCAATACAGACGGGCAGTGATGACGACGGTGCTTGTGTGACTAAGTCGCGCATGaaaagcgcgcacacacacacatacacagataTACGCAcctctcctttttccttCCTTCCAAATACTCTCTTGTCGCTGTACGGTTGCTTACCGAGACCGGCATCGTCTCCGTTGCCTTGCCCTTTCTCACCTACTTTGCCTTGCGCTCTTCCGCACAATGTCTCTGTTCTCCCTCACCGTGTccacgccgccacagcacacacgttgagccccgccccgcccgccccgTCAGAGACCCATCGCACgccgcgaagcagccgcgcacacgcgtggcGGCAATGCGCCAGCTCAGGCATGCGGGCAGCGTCTGCGCCCCAAACAcctcccgcccccgcctcgcaggctGCCTCACCGTCGCCCCCAGCCATGCTGACCGCCACGCGATGCATCGCCCGAGGTCGCTCAGGCTTCCCtacaccagcaggcagtgcgagggccgggtgggacacgttcgagtcacgctgacacTCCGCCCAGCATACGGACGGCACAGGCGTGCGCACAGTGGCGGATCTCTCCCcaacgcagcgccatccagcacctcaccgccgacatcatTAGCGATAAGTCGCTCTGGCCCCCCTACGTCGTAGGCGCCTGACCCTGCCACCATGAAGGGTGGCTCGGCGCCGGCATGTATAAGGGGACTGCCAGGCCTCTCCACCGAGTGGGTGCTGCTGGGCCTTGATGCCGCGCACCGAGGTGCCGCCCTCCCGTCATCACAGTTtgagagaaaggagaggaaaacaaaaataaCTGCTTATCGAGTCTGTTACTCACGTCTTCTCGCTTGAGGgcttgtgcgtgtatgcCGTGCGCGTTCTCTGTCTcaaccccctctcccctgtcaccacgacggcgacacATGAGTGGGGCCGCCGACTTACAGTTTCTGCCAACgactccctctttcctcgctAGGCGGCGTACAGGAAAAGCCGAGCAAGCGATGTGAATGCGCAGGAACGTGTGCGTACgagttgggggaggggggaggtaGAGGCTGAGGCGATCGTTGCATGGTGGATGTTGCCCATTCCGCACACGTCGTTTGTATCTCATCCTTTCACCTCTAGCATCAAGATGTGGGCGCACCTGTCCGTGCTTCTTTTGCCTGTTGCCTTGCTGCTCTTCGCGCCTGCCTCTGGAAGACTTGTCCGGCACCGCTCGAGCACggcttctcctgctcctgcgcTGCCTTCCACAacaccgacgcgcacgcattTGTACGCCTTCGGCAACGCGGATGCCCGCCGCACGCTCTCACCGCCGTTTtcgctctccctttctctgcctTCCTGTGGTTCAGGGGACCACGCCATCCTTTTGATTGCCGTGAGGTGCCacggacacgcacacgcatacacatacgcacacacgaaagaatgcggagaggcggtggagagagaagcggggCGGAACGCTTGCTTTCCTCTGCATCCACTCCCACGACGGTGGAACGCTCAGTGTCGCCCTTCACCTCCCTAGACACCTCCTTCGCCCAATCACTCAACGGCTACGGTGACTACGACGAAGACTCGACCGCCTTCGCATCACCAGGGTCGTTTTCTCCACACGCGTACCACTCGCACACGAAATCGCTGACGCCGACTCCTCCGCCGTCAGCGGTGGCTTCTCCTATGCTTATTCTAGGAGACGCATCCGATTCCGCTGCGCTCGACCGCGAGGTACAGCCGGAAGAGCAGCACATCGAAGAGTTCGTGCCACTCCCTGCGAAGTCGTCCCAAGTGCTTCCGGCGCTGTCGTTTCACAGCTCATTTTTCTCGTACACAACAGATTCATCAATTTCAGCCGAGCCTCTGCTCACGTCCAAGTCTCCAGCGCTCGTCACGTATCCTTCCAGCACTGCATCACCAGGCGGAAGAGCGCCGTTGCAACGGACAGGGTCATCGTCGCCACAGAGTCAGCCCTCGGCACCTGCTTCCTTGAGCGCAGTACACGAGGCAGGGCAGAGTCCCGACgtgaaggaagagaaaacgttccctttttcttcgtcCCTATCGTCTTCCGCAGTGCTGGCGGAGATACAGACCACGATCTCTCAGCTGACCACGTCCTCCTTTCCcatgccgccgccccttGTCGCGGCGAGTGCGATGACGACGCAGGTGCTGCCTTGTTGCACAGACGACGAGGGGCAGCATTGCAGCCGCGCTTCATCGCCCGCCATGGCATCCTCGCCGCTGTCACCGTGGGCTCCGCGAACAGCAGATAGGCCGCAAGCTGAGGAACGCGAGCTGAGGCGCAGCGGGTCATCGGCGAAAGACCCAGGTGCTGCCGATACCGTGTTGACACTGCCGTTGACAGCGCTGGACGAATTGCCGCCACCAACCCCgctgtcgtcctcgtcgttcttctccgcctccccaTCGGttgcgtcgccgctgtcggccGTGGCCGCCTCACTCAATGAGACGCCCGTCCGTGCATCTCTGTCCCATCTGGCCACAAGCCTTCTTTATGCGGACGGTGCAGATCCCCTGGCGGACgagcggcacacacagagccGCATCAAcaccgcggcgctgccgtgggtgccgatgctgctgccgaccaTGCCAGGCCCGAAGCGCAGACAGCAGCGGGGGACAAATACGCTCCCCCCACATGCGGAGGGCCACGGCGATGCACAATGCGTCGCTCAAGCCGATGATAAGCCAGCGGCGAAGCGGAGGCGGACGAGGAAGGGAaccaaggaggaggcgtcgACGACTGGCGAGGTGGTCTTGATCGCGGAGAGGGGCATGccggctccagcgccactTCCGCAACCACCTtcagcgaggcggaggcggacaTCCAAGACAGCAACGAAGGACGCTCATCAGAGCGCGGCTCCGACAAGGGTAAGCAAGGATGCCAGACTTGCACCAATGCCGAGGGCAGAAGCACCACTTGACCAGAAAGAGAACTGTGACGGTGCACAAGGCCTTAAAGAGTCTTCGAAGGACCACTCGTCTGCATCCCGCACCGAACCGGGGCACATCTCTCTACCACCAAACTCCGCGAAGCCGTCCACGGCACTCCATCCACAAGAGCTGATGGTCCTGGCTGGTGACGTGCCCCTATCCCACCTATTCGCGACCAGCAGTGACTTGAACGCGGACTCCAAGTCCACGGCGCCTGCCGCTTGCCAACCCCCAGCTGCTCCATCAGTGCCGTCGCAGTCACAaagggagaggtggaggaggacgcgtTTCCGGAAGGCCGGAGTTCCACagactgcggcggcagctgtggaAGATGGCGCCGCACCATCGGCGGGGCGGGTTGCTGCGGAAGCGTCccgagaggaggcggagccaGCCCCCGCAGCCGCAACCTCATTACCACTGTGTCTGTCATCACCGCGAGCGCCCCAACTGCCTGCACGCTCGGAAAAgctcgacggcagcggtgcgaaGGCCGAGTTGCCAGCTAGCGGTGATACCTCGGCAGCACGGAGTCTTGGCGCGGCAAGAAGAGGAAAAACATCGACATTCTCACTGACGCTTCCAGCCCGGAAACGGAGAACATTGCAGACGACACCCGCTGTCACTACTGAAACCCCGTCATCCACAGGGGGCGGCGACACCAGCGGCTCCGATGGCGCCGTCACGCATGTTGCATCCACCTCGAAGCGTGCCGCCGATGTACAGCCATCGCTTCTGCAGGCATGGTGGTCTGCAGTGTGCACCTCTGCATCATCCTCGGAGTCGGGCCGATCCTGCTTGTGGGTTGAACTGTCGGAGGGATATCAAGAGGCCCACGGGACACTGCTGCGTCAGGTCCTCGTTTACTGGGGATGGCTTCATAGCGAGAGCTCCGTCACCCACCGCGGAGGTCTGGAGCTGCCGACTGGTGCCTCGACTCTGTCAAGTTCCACACCAAAGTGCACGAGCcgcaagcgcgcgcgtgacaggaagcgcagcgagaccagcgctgccggtgcaAGCGCGCAGCTTGAACGCACGGACAGGAGAGCCAATAATGGTTTGGTGGTGCTGCTTTGCCCATCGCCACTGCccatggaggaggcgctgcggtggtggacgcagcgcgcgcatgtGGAGCACAGCTTTATGCCACCGCTACTGGCCGTCTCCATGTCAGCGGACCCTCAATCGAGTGTCCTAGGGAGTTCTGATCGAGTGCCTAGCGCTTCCcgggtggcgccgacgccggagGAGGAGTATGAGCTGCTCAGGGGCGCGATTCAGCTGGCATCAAGCGTGTACTGCACTGACGCGGCTCGCAGTCTCGCGGTgtcgtgcaccgccgccgggcACGCTGCACTAGCACAACTCTTGTCGCTGAATCAGGTATTCGATAGTTTGCAGGtctgcgccgacgcgctcAGGTCTGCCGCGGGCTTACCTTCCACTTCCTCACTTGTGCAGACGCCCCTGGAAGAAGATGCTGACGTGGGCAGTCTGACCGCGGTCTTGGCTGTTACCGCGCTTGTGCAAGGCACGGACagtggcagtggcagcgcaaaggaggggcggcgtgctgcttcgctgcagGAGCGGTACTTTGCAGAGCTATGCCGGTGGAACGGCTTGGCTGCCGCActgcagcgacagccgcggcgaccgCAGCTCGTTCTCCGCCGCGTTCGTGTGGACCCGCTGCACCGAAACGGTGGCGCAtcgaagagaaaaaaaacgccgGTCGGTCCTACTGTACCGCCTTCGGCTTTGATGGACGCCAGCGAGGGGGTGCTGTACGCTCCGAGTGTCGCCggctcctcgctgctgccagaAGAACGGCGTCAGTGGGTCACGTATGGGATGGTTCTGCCCGCCACGCGCAACGAGGACACATTTGCAAGCAGTGCGCGTCGTGAGGACCGTGTACTGGCgtcgcagccaccgccggtggcgctcgCGCCGGCGCACCTATCCGCTCTTCACCTCTTCGGCCGAGTGCTGTTCACTCCCGGCAACTACGCGACAGCGGTGAACGTTGTGGAATCTTACGCACGTGTATCGCAGCAGTGCTTGACGGACTACATCTCCGACTACAGCTGCGTCATGACAGGCCCGCTGCGCTATTCTGTGTCGGCAACGATTCGACGCTATTTGCAGGTGCGCGTGGTAGTGGAGCTGGCGCCGTTGCTAGCGTTGGTGAGCAACggggccgctgcgcagccgctaGCCTCGACGAGGCTCTCGGCTGCTGGCGCTTGCATTTCACCTCCGAGCACATCGACTTTGTTAGCTCCTGTGGCGCTTTTCGCCCGCTCGAAATGGCGCACTGTCGTGCTGAGCTTGTCCTGCACGTGCAAACCCCGCTTATATGAACAGGTGCCTCGCACGGACGATGGCGTGAAGGTGTGCCGCCACGTCGCGGAGCTCTTTCACTACTTCACCACCCAGCAGTTTTCTGTAGTAGGCCAtcaggcggtgcagcgagagcagccactgccgcagcaccaggtTCAGAGAGCACTAGCTCGAGTCGACCCGATGCTTTATTCACGGAGTCTCCCACCCCTATCACCGCGTACTACGTCAtcagagaagcggcagctgtCACATCGCAGCCGCACGAGCAcgagcaccagcagctccaACTCGAGCACCAACGCCATTTTGAGCAGCTTGCCCTTGCCGGCGCTCTACACGCGCTTCTTCGACCTCTGTGCCGCTTCAGAGGGGACTGCCCGTAAGCAAGAGAAGAATGAAGTCTCTGGATCGGATAGCACAGACTCCGCATCCCCGGCACGGCCTCCAGCGCGGTGCCGTTCGCTGCAACGCAGCGCGACCGCCGCACTGTCGCCTGCGACACCGAGTAAGGCACCACGGACAAGGCCTTCGAAGAAGGCACAGCGCTCctccacagcggcagcggccaatGCTTCGGTGACCTCCTCGGTGGCCGCCTCAGCAGCGGGCACAGACTTCCACACTCAAGCGCTCCAGTACGCGCTGCGGCTTCTGCAAGAGCGtctgcgcgacggcagcggagagaggACTGCggatggcggtgcggcatcccttgcagcagcagcagccacgggAGACGGTGGGTTGCTGTTCCGCCCCAGCGGTCCGTCACCACCCGCGCTCGCACGGAAGCGCACCCGCTCAGAGGACGTTAGTCCAGGAGAGACAGAGCATGCGCGGGCACTACGACTGGTGGaacagctgctgcgcgatcagctacgctgacggcgccgcaagggcacgcgcctgcgtgcgctcgCGCTTTGCACGCAGATGGAGGGCTTGGCAGGCGGTCTTgcagagggggtgggcgggtggggtGAGACGAGCAGAGTCTTGCACGGGAGCATGCACAGCCTGCATCAGTGCAGCTGATCTTCTTGCCTTGCTCACATACAGACGCACAAGCGCTTTTACTGTGCACAAGCACACGAGCAACGCTCAtgtgccgcgcgcgcaggtcGACCCATCGCCAGGAGATGGGCGCCGTGCGTGGCGACTTCAGCAACTAGGATCCAGAAGCACCATGCACCACTTGGAGTCAGGATGGGCACCCTTGTTCTTCCCTTGCGTGCCCGACACTGACGGGTGCCAGCCTGGCTTTGCACCACACTCACAAGCAGTCAGATGCGAGCGTTTGTTTCACTTTGACAAGGCCGTGTGACGCGTGCCACATGTCTTCTGTACTGCTCTCCAACTCATCTGCTCTTCTCGCACCCGCATACGGACCTGTCTGCGTCTTGCTTGGAttgtcgtgtgcgtgtggatgcGCATTCGTGTGCGGGGAGGACgctggcacacacagaggtcATCGCTCggcaacgcacacgcgcttgCCTACCGGAGAGACTAACgacctccctcttcctctgaCGCACAGGCGACGAGCACCCATACGTACACGATGATGGCGACCCCGACAAGGGGAGAGGCGCAGTGGCTGAAGGACGCAAGCGCGTCCGCGACGTGGCTAGCTGGACTTTCTTCCATcgcttccccctccccgccgctgcggtctGGAACGGGGAGGCGCGCGTATGagtcgtcaccgccgcctcgagtTGACGAGCAGTGGCGGCGagacgcgcagccgcagagcgACTCGACAAACttgcgccgccctcttcaTTGGCAAAGTACCGCCGTTTCAGAGCCTTTTTGCAGGGGCGGTCTTTACCCGCATCTAGTGCGGAGCCACAGCCCGCCATCGCAAcaggcaccaccaccaccaccgcggccccccctcccccgctgcaCACGTTGGCGTGGGTATAAGCCACTtagcgcgcacacaggcgccACTGCGCTCTGGCGTCGAGGTCACTGTGGGCGGCCATGCGTGCGGTGAATCAGGTCAGCGTGGAGACATACCACCGCCTTATCAATGCGCGGCGAGCGACGCTAGTGAGGCAGCGCATCAGCACTCCATTACCGTCGAGAAAGTCCGCATCGCGTCATGCCTGGCGGATCATATTTCTGCAGCGAGCGCGGGTGTCTTTGGCGATGTACCAGGAGAGTGGCCTTGCAATCTCCACCCCTTCGATACCAAGTCCGTCGCAGAGACTGTGGAGTGCGGCCGTCAAGCagctctgctgcaccgcgtgaACGAAGGCTTCTTTGACGTGACAGCACAACTTTCCCATGAGGCAGCTGCTAGGGCCGTCGAGGTAGATCGCCACCGACTCGCTGCGCAGTACAGCACTGAAAGATGCagggccgccgcggaggcacacgcacaggcgtgcGCGGAGCTTGAGGTTGCTCAGAAACAGCTGCTTCGTTTGGAAGAGGCGCACCAGAGGAGGTTTGCAACTGCTGCTACAGTGGAGGTAGATGCTAGGATGCCTGCGGACTCGACCACCACGGCACCAGAAGTCCCCATCGACGCCGTTGCGCTTCAGCTGGATGCCGAGATGGCTCAGATGCGATTGCAAAGACAGCGTTACTCGACGCAGTGCACCCGCAAGACTCGTCTGCAGGCGCAGGCAGACAAGCTGAATGCGCAAGGCAAGGACCTGACCGTCCAGCGTGAACGCGAGCAGACACGAAGCCCTCAAGAGCTCGAGCACGCGCTTGCGTCGTCTTCCATCACATTGCCAGAAATATGTCGCACTCCCGGTGATCAAGCGCAGCTGCCAGCTGAGGTGCTCGGTGGCGCGATGCAAGAGCTTTCTGCTTGCATCACGGAGcgccgcgagctgctgcagcacctgcgtgACGACTCTCAAGACTGTCTAAAGCTCCTTGATGCGCTTTTTGCGAAGTGCTCGTTATCCACGGTTGCGGAGCCGGAGGACCATTTAGCGTCTCAGAGCGGCAGCCATGCCTCCGATGCCACGGCGGCCATCGCTGGCAGGGGCGAGGCGCCAACGAGATGTGCCGCACGAAATCAAGTTTACGACTCCGCCGCTACAAGtgctgcctcttcctcgGGCGTGAGGCATGTTGAGGAAGGCATGGCGAAGGCGTACCAGGCACTGTGCCGTGGCGAAGAAAAGGCTCTCGCTGAGATGGAATATTTGttgcacctgctgcagcagtgtgcgcagccgcaacaGCTACAGCAAGGGCGTGGGCGCCCTGGCGTGCCGCCGGATGGCCGACTGAGCGCCATGGAGAGCGCGACGCGAAAGACGTCTTCTGCTACTGCAGCTGGAGATGTGCCTGCGCTGGTGATGACGGCGGCAAACCATGTGGCGTCTGCGGCAGGTGATGGATGGGCCGAGCTTGGCCGTTTATTCACCAAAGAGAGCACGTGAGTAGAGACAGACCAATGCACATGAGGGACACAGCGAGGCGGGGGGGTATGGACAGCGACGCAAcgggtgcacacacacgcacaagcgcacgcacaaacacacaatGCAATGCATGTCGAGCGCTTTCACCCTTCTcatctgtgtgtttgtgtgggtgACTACAGCGGTCtgctctgcgtgcgtgcctgaCATCGCTTGCGCGGCTTTGTCTTCTGTTCTTGCTGCAggccaacacacacgcaggcaccaAATGCCTGTGTGGTGCTCAACTCGTGTGTACTCTCTCGTCGCTCATTCCTGATTCCTACTGCGCGCGCATCGCAcagcgtctgtgtgtgcacgccCGATGGCCGTCGTTCTGCGCCTCACGCTGTCCAAGGCGGtctggtgcggcggcggacctCGCGGCGCAAGGGGGGATGGGGTGGTGTGCTGGAAACGAAGAATAGATGAGTTCTTCGCGATGTATGGTGCTGTGAGGTGAGCACACATACGTCGGCATCATGACACATACGTCCTCACTCGTGCCTGCAGCAACCACGTCCTTCTCTTTCCgtcctcctttccttttcgcgcgcaccgcctgcccTACGAGCGCAATACCTCCTGCATCGCTTCCATTCGCACACCTCCCACACCGCCActtgctgcgtgtgtgcgtgtgtcttcttATCTTGTTGGCTTACCTCTTTACCACCGTAAGTGTTGTAGGGACTCGCTCcgctgccccttccccccaccCTTCCTTGCGTTGATGCCTGTGCGAGTGCTATGCCTGCACGGCGCTCAGCAGACGCAGGAGATCTTCCAGCATCAGCTGAGCCTCTTCCAGGATGACCTCGCCCGCATTGCAGAGCTTGTGTTTCTAGAGGCGCCGCATGTGCTACCTCTCATCACAGCGCAAGATGACATACCCACGCGAtcgtggtgcagcgcggaCGGCAGGGAGGACTACAGCGCTGGGGATGCGTTGGTTGCGACAGCGATGCAGCCCGCCGGCCCAGGCACTGATCTTGCCTTCACCGTCATGCTTGGTTTCTCGCAGGGCGCTTTGATGATTTATCGATACCTGTGGCTGCACGCGGCGGAcgccgcggtggctgcgcagctgcgcggtgTCGTCGTAGCCGGCGCGCCAGACCCACGCCGCATGTTCCCGCGCAACGCAGACAACACACTCTTTCAGTCCGCCTCTGACAGCCCTGCAagctccgccgccggggTCACGGTTTTTGGTGCACTGCCCTTTCTTCACATCATTGGTAAGAAGGACGCCGTTGTGGCGCCGGAGGAGAGCGCCACCTTCGCGCaggtgtgc is from Leishmania infantum JPCM5 genome chromosome 32 and encodes:
- a CDS encoding putative ATP-binding cassette protein subfamily B, member 3, with translation MGERVAAAGQEAQRSPHRPLPPADQPASPGDDMPFNAAQKTSAGDATTEPEISAKKEKPTASITTPPRLDGIQISENASDIPVGRVLWKMWTYLWPHGEPKIKMLVASSVLCVLVAKVLRVAVPFWFKTIVDLLAPTTATAEAVTVAGPLTVGVFGCVVAYGICRITTFVSEELKTVLFAPVGGHASTKLSMEMFNKLHQLDLDYHLSRETGVLSKDLDRGSRAFWSLAYVLLFMIAPTIFEMGLVCYALNSQAGPQFIGIALIAVFSYVAWTFLVTNWRSKFRTRYNALESRVGGLIVDSLLNYETIKYFGSEKYESERIRKETENMNKKLVILDQTMALLNFGQQLIFVVASVLSLYLATCGVLTGAMTVGDLVLVDALLMQLYMPLSYLGMIYREVQSSTQNMQAMIALLDQKSNVKDKADAETYKYIDGTIELHDVTFEYKKELNRLVLRNLSLKIPGGKTVAFVGPSGSGKSTIFRLLFRFYDPTSGQVLLDGQPLDKLRMESVRKCIGVIPQDTVLFNESVRYNIRYGRMDATDAEVEAAARAASLHDTIARMSEGYDTSVGERGLRLSGGEKQRISIARVLLRDPPILLADEATSALDSMTELNVMETLKNATERTRRRTIVLVAHRLTTVKEADIIFVLDGKGGLAEQGTHAELLDKGGLYAAMWHQQLNEQYQATGGAAPEDAHATDAKPTATNG